A region from the Leptospira venezuelensis genome encodes:
- a CDS encoding citrate synthase family protein produces MAFSSKKPFLNADEAASALGVEVQTIYAYVSRGLLHSESGGNKDRSKRYRREDIEQLLLRREERSQPGKTAKAALSLGQPVLESSITLLGENSLFYRGKDVLELSENGSFEDVACLLWETIETNPFESDWPTLSEECSQILKLLEGRPILDISRILLPFLEYEDAKAFRKDPKTFRKTSSSILRYLTLFSSGRTKSEGKISETLLNSWVPSRKKEDPDFLSKLKLLEAALILSADHELNVSSFTARCVASSEASLYQVVLAGLAALSGPKHGLLTEKAILLLSQASGNKKKDKQLLEEKLRNGENIPGFGHPLYKKGDPRGRKLIEMVERFFPEDPDIQLYLQFLKQIEDLLEDYATIDAGLALVSKALKLPKGAGIGIFAIGRTAGWLAHAMEQYDSGNLIRPRAKYIGNLPQE; encoded by the coding sequence ATGGCTTTTTCTTCAAAAAAACCATTCTTAAATGCTGATGAAGCCGCCTCTGCTTTAGGGGTAGAAGTCCAAACCATATATGCATACGTTAGTCGCGGCTTGTTGCATTCTGAATCTGGTGGCAATAAAGACAGAAGTAAAAGGTATAGAAGAGAAGATATAGAACAATTATTATTGCGTAGAGAAGAACGAAGCCAACCAGGAAAAACTGCTAAAGCTGCTTTATCCTTAGGGCAACCTGTTTTAGAATCTTCCATTACTTTGCTTGGTGAAAATTCTCTTTTTTACAGAGGGAAAGATGTTCTAGAGCTTTCAGAGAACGGAAGTTTTGAAGATGTTGCTTGTTTACTTTGGGAAACAATAGAAACAAATCCATTCGAATCAGATTGGCCTACATTATCTGAAGAATGTAGTCAAATATTAAAACTATTAGAAGGTCGGCCCATCCTAGATATTTCCAGGATACTACTTCCTTTTTTAGAATATGAAGATGCAAAGGCATTTCGAAAAGATCCTAAAACTTTCAGAAAGACTTCTTCCTCTATCTTAAGATATCTTACTCTTTTCTCTTCAGGCAGAACTAAATCGGAAGGAAAAATTTCAGAAACACTATTAAATAGCTGGGTCCCATCCAGAAAAAAGGAAGATCCTGACTTTTTATCCAAACTCAAACTTTTAGAAGCGGCTTTGATACTCTCCGCGGACCATGAATTGAATGTTTCTTCTTTTACTGCAAGATGTGTTGCTTCCAGTGAGGCTTCTCTTTACCAAGTCGTACTTGCTGGACTCGCTGCATTATCCGGCCCAAAACATGGATTACTTACTGAAAAAGCAATCCTTCTTCTTTCCCAAGCGAGCGGAAACAAAAAGAAAGATAAACAACTCTTAGAAGAAAAATTAAGGAACGGAGAGAACATCCCGGGCTTTGGTCATCCGCTCTATAAAAAAGGAGATCCAAGAGGCAGAAAACTCATCGAGATGGTAGAAAGATTTTTTCCAGAAGATCCTGACATCCAACTATATTTACAATTCTTAAAACAGATAGAAGATCTTCTAGAAGATTATGCAACCATAGATGCAGGACTTGCACTTGTTTCTAAAGCTCTCAAATTGCCTAAAGGTGCAGGCATCGGAATTTTTGCGATCGGCAGAACTGCAGGTTGGTTAGCTCATGCAATGGAGCAATACGATTCTGGAAACTTGATCCGACCGAGAGCTAAGTACATTGGAAACCTTCCCCAAGAATAA
- a CDS encoding DUF1569 domain-containing protein — MSDLNFSRKEFIQKAVAVGIITSSATVLESCSGAPAGVKERGLQLSNFSEVNAELERILLSKTIIPYGEWSPSQILLHCAQSIYYSIKGYPENKSEVFQNTLGKIAFWNFSIKGKMSHDLNAPIPGADVLQPGVSISDSVLELKKAITKFSNYTGEFAPHFAYGKLTKQEYELAHAMHIANHLDYVTIS, encoded by the coding sequence ATGTCGGATCTTAATTTTTCCAGAAAAGAATTTATACAAAAAGCTGTAGCTGTCGGAATTATCACAAGTTCTGCAACCGTATTAGAGTCTTGCTCTGGCGCACCTGCTGGCGTAAAAGAAAGAGGACTTCAACTTTCAAATTTTTCGGAAGTGAATGCTGAGTTGGAAAGAATACTTCTCTCTAAAACAATTATTCCGTACGGAGAATGGAGCCCAAGCCAGATACTTCTTCACTGTGCTCAAAGTATTTATTATTCTATTAAAGGTTATCCGGAAAATAAATCCGAAGTTTTCCAAAACACTTTAGGTAAGATTGCATTTTGGAATTTCTCTATAAAAGGGAAGATGTCTCACGATTTGAATGCACCTATCCCCGGAGCAGATGTTTTACAGCCTGGAGTTTCAATTTCGGATAGTGTTCTTGAATTAAAAAAAGCGATCACGAAATTCTCCAATTATACTGGAGAATTTGCTCCTCACTTTGCTTATGGAAAACTAACTAAACAAGAGTACGAACTCGCTCATGCAATGCATATTGCGAACCATTTAGATTACGTAACTATTAGTTAA
- the hpt gene encoding hypoxanthine phosphoribosyltransferase, translating into MNNTSNFNNIPFQTLFSEEKVVSRVRELGLQIASDYIEKNPIFICVLRGGVYFFADLTKAIPIPIELDFIQAKSYVGTESSGNVELLKDLDSNIAGRDVLIVEDIVDTGRTLKFLISHILSKKPKSLEVASLLFKEGGEAVGYPIKYVGWNIGKEFVIGYGLDYDGKFRNLPGIFLYSEE; encoded by the coding sequence ATGAACAATACTTCAAATTTTAATAATATACCCTTCCAGACCTTATTCAGTGAAGAAAAGGTCGTCTCAAGAGTCAGAGAATTGGGCTTACAGATTGCAAGTGACTATATAGAAAAAAATCCTATTTTTATATGTGTCTTAAGAGGAGGAGTTTACTTCTTCGCCGATCTTACTAAAGCGATTCCAATTCCGATAGAATTAGATTTTATACAAGCAAAATCATACGTTGGAACTGAATCATCTGGAAATGTGGAATTGCTTAAAGATCTGGATTCGAATATCGCAGGAAGAGATGTCTTAATTGTAGAAGATATTGTGGATACAGGCCGCACACTGAAATTTTTGATCTCTCATATTCTTTCTAAAAAGCCAAAGTCCCTCGAAGTAGCATCTTTATTATTTAAAGAAGGCGGAGAGGCAGTGGGATATCCAATCAAATACGTGGGTTGGAATATAGGAAAAGAATTCGTGATCGGATACGGTTTGGACTATGACGGCAAATTCAGGAATCTACCTGGAATATTTCTTTATTCAGAAGAATGA
- a CDS encoding SixA phosphatase family protein: MKEIHLIRHSKSDWSDTHLKDKERPLSKRGRKNARFLGKYVEKVSFVTDIALVSPSIRTSETWKILQGFQNITKDTKIISEIYEAEYSDLLRTLRSLSSKINNVVLIGHNPGMEDLANYLLLGNNTDSLFEKFPTSSFISLVTDQKEWADLERQSCRLKRFWIPS, from the coding sequence TTGAAAGAGATTCATCTCATAAGACATTCTAAATCCGATTGGAGTGATACTCATTTAAAGGATAAGGAACGTCCTTTGTCAAAGAGAGGTCGTAAAAACGCGCGATTTTTAGGAAAATATGTGGAGAAGGTTTCCTTTGTTACGGATATCGCCCTTGTTTCGCCATCGATCAGAACTTCGGAAACTTGGAAGATATTACAAGGTTTTCAGAATATTACAAAGGACACTAAGATTATAAGTGAAATATATGAGGCAGAATATTCTGACTTACTTAGGACCTTAAGAAGTCTATCTTCTAAAATTAATAATGTAGTTTTGATCGGTCATAATCCGGGAATGGAAGATCTGGCAAATTATTTACTATTAGGAAATAATACCGATTCCCTTTTCGAAAAATTTCCAACTTCTTCTTTTATAAGTTTAGTAACAGATCAAAAAGAATGGGCAGATTTGGAAAGACAGAGTTGTAGACTTAAAAGGTTTTGGATTCCATCATGA
- a CDS encoding quinone-dependent dihydroorotate dehydrogenase — protein MNSEWKQWVYEKTAKPFFLSIHPESAHYLAQNLLGLSKKLPFVFPVLESLMTYSSDRLRTKIAGIEFANPVGLGAGFDKTGELYPFLSRLGFGSIEIGTITGQAQPGNPKPRIFRYAEDEALINRMGFNNPGADEAEKTLQKQKKNCVRGINVGKTKIVSEENAVEDYVYSLKKLIPYSDYAVINISSPNTPGLRNFQKKENFIKLMDGIRSGLGGKFPVPTFVKFAPDMEKEELKGLLELLPDSKLSGVILTNTTIDKSVLSRYPNVEKEGGVSGKPLRQRSTEFVKYAYSILKGSLPIIGVGGINSGEAALEKILAGADLVQLYTGYVYNGPFLPVRILEYLDGVLKKTGVKSIGELVGKNKI, from the coding sequence ATGAATTCAGAATGGAAACAATGGGTTTATGAAAAAACTGCAAAACCTTTCTTCTTAAGCATTCATCCTGAATCTGCCCATTATTTAGCCCAAAACTTGCTTGGGCTTTCTAAAAAACTTCCATTTGTGTTTCCTGTTTTGGAATCACTCATGACTTATTCCAGCGACCGACTCAGAACAAAAATCGCTGGAATAGAATTTGCAAACCCTGTCGGTTTAGGTGCCGGTTTTGATAAGACAGGAGAATTGTATCCGTTCCTTTCTAGATTAGGTTTCGGTTCTATTGAGATCGGAACGATCACTGGTCAGGCGCAACCAGGGAATCCAAAGCCAAGAATTTTCAGATATGCGGAAGATGAAGCTTTGATCAATCGTATGGGATTTAATAATCCTGGCGCGGATGAAGCGGAGAAAACTCTCCAAAAGCAGAAGAAAAACTGTGTCAGAGGGATTAATGTAGGGAAAACAAAAATTGTCTCTGAGGAGAATGCAGTTGAAGACTATGTATACTCCCTGAAAAAACTCATACCTTATTCAGATTATGCAGTGATTAATATCTCCTCACCTAATACCCCTGGTCTTAGAAATTTCCAAAAGAAAGAAAATTTTATAAAGTTAATGGATGGAATCAGAAGTGGACTAGGTGGAAAATTTCCAGTCCCTACTTTTGTAAAATTTGCTCCTGATATGGAAAAAGAAGAACTGAAAGGTTTGTTGGAACTCCTACCAGATTCTAAATTATCAGGTGTAATTCTTACGAATACTACTATCGACAAATCGGTTTTATCCAGATATCCAAATGTTGAAAAAGAAGGTGGGGTTTCCGGAAAACCTCTTCGCCAGAGATCCACAGAGTTTGTAAAATATGCTTACTCTATCTTAAAAGGAAGTCTACCTATCATAGGAGTTGGCGGGATTAACTCGGGAGAAGCCGCATTAGAAAAAATTCTAGCAGGCGCGGACCTGGTTCAATTATATACAGGCTATGTATATAACGGTCCTTTCTTACCTGTGAGAATATTAGAATATTTAGATGGAGTTCTGAAGAAAACCGGCGTGAAATCGATTGGTGAATTAGTTGGAAAGAATAAGATCTAA
- a CDS encoding ABC transporter permease, with the protein MKQIYHLVTIQLKEFYREPGILFWAFIFPIAIAGVLGLAFTTKGVPQTRVAIISSSHNASGVSAKIEKAFSDSVGGNSDGLGVIVPQVLGEEDAIKSLKRGEINLLVKEDEKGNLEFSFDPSNANAQRDYLLLSNALLTMQGKEQTSSSIRRLDSKGTRYIDYLVPGMLAMGVMNSCLWGVGWNLIEMRLKKLLRRMSATPMNKLAFVMSFFFTRLVVTTVESIIFLTFTFTVFENAFFGSIPAALLIFLTGNFVFACIGIFVGSRAQSSQVGNGLVNAFTFPMMVLSGIFFSYKNFPDIVLPFIKHLPLTLVADSLRSVFIEGAGLAEIVYPCVFMVGIGFFFLGVGLRIFRWS; encoded by the coding sequence ATGAAACAAATCTATCATTTAGTCACGATTCAATTAAAGGAATTTTATAGAGAACCTGGAATACTATTCTGGGCTTTCATATTTCCAATTGCAATTGCGGGAGTACTCGGACTTGCGTTCACTACTAAAGGAGTGCCTCAGACAAGGGTAGCAATTATCTCTTCTTCACATAATGCGAGTGGAGTTTCCGCAAAGATAGAAAAGGCATTTTCTGATTCTGTCGGTGGTAATTCCGACGGCTTAGGAGTGATTGTTCCTCAAGTGCTCGGAGAAGAAGACGCAATCAAGTCACTTAAAAGAGGAGAGATCAATCTTCTGGTAAAAGAGGATGAAAAAGGAAATTTAGAATTTTCTTTTGATCCGAGCAATGCAAACGCACAAAGAGATTACCTTCTTCTCTCTAATGCTCTTTTAACAATGCAAGGAAAAGAGCAGACCAGCTCTAGTATCAGAAGATTAGATTCAAAAGGCACAAGATATATTGATTATCTGGTTCCTGGAATGCTCGCTATGGGCGTGATGAACTCTTGTCTTTGGGGAGTAGGCTGGAATCTGATCGAGATGCGGCTAAAAAAACTTTTAAGAAGAATGTCTGCGACTCCAATGAATAAGTTGGCATTCGTAATGTCTTTCTTCTTCACTCGACTAGTTGTGACTACAGTAGAATCCATCATCTTCTTAACGTTTACATTTACTGTTTTTGAAAATGCGTTTTTCGGTTCTATTCCCGCGGCCCTTTTGATCTTTCTTACTGGAAATTTCGTATTTGCATGTATTGGAATTTTTGTGGGTTCTAGAGCCCAAAGCTCTCAGGTTGGGAATGGGCTCGTGAATGCATTCACATTTCCGATGATGGTTTTATCTGGGATTTTCTTCAGTTATAAAAACTTTCCGGATATAGTGCTTCCATTCATAAAACATCTACCTCTGACCCTGGTTGCTGATTCTTTGAGATCAGTATTTATCGAAGGAGCCGGGCTAGCAGAAATTGTCTACCCATGCGTGTTTATGGTAGGGATCGGATTTTTCTTCTTGGGTGTTGGGCTTCGTATATTTCGCTGGTCTTAA
- a CDS encoding ABC transporter ATP-binding protein: protein MDKIQNPIISVSNVTKKFKDVTAVSDLSLEIKKGEFVGLLGPNGAGKTTLIEMLEGIQFPDSGKIQILGTSWKESETFLRSNIGLALQETRFMDRATVWETLKLFGSFYKAPESRLHEILELTRLTEKNKSFVNSLSGGQRQRLALGVSIMNKPEILFLDEPTTGLDPGARRDIWKILEDLKAYGTTMILTTHYMEEAEVLCERIIVMDKGRILDQGTLSDLLGKLGGGEIVRFSLENGTDPSGYLPEKGKFKFSWNSDTKEGRINVERITDYLPSMLDSFSKAGIVLKELECHKKTLDDLFLSMTGRGLEE, encoded by the coding sequence GTGGATAAAATTCAAAACCCGATCATCTCGGTATCTAATGTAACTAAAAAATTCAAAGATGTAACCGCCGTTAGCGATCTCTCTCTAGAAATTAAAAAGGGAGAGTTCGTAGGTTTGCTTGGGCCGAACGGAGCAGGTAAAACTACTCTGATCGAAATGTTGGAAGGTATACAATTTCCTGATTCGGGAAAAATCCAAATTTTAGGCACAAGCTGGAAAGAGAGCGAAACATTTTTAAGAAGTAATATAGGTCTCGCTCTTCAAGAAACCAGATTTATGGATAGAGCCACAGTTTGGGAAACTCTCAAATTATTCGGAAGTTTTTATAAGGCTCCAGAATCCAGGCTTCATGAAATTTTAGAACTCACCAGACTTACTGAAAAAAACAAATCCTTCGTGAACAGCTTGTCGGGGGGCCAAAGACAAAGATTGGCATTGGGTGTTTCTATAATGAACAAACCCGAAATATTATTTTTAGATGAACCTACTACAGGTTTAGATCCAGGAGCCAGAAGAGATATCTGGAAAATTTTAGAAGATCTGAAAGCATACGGAACTACAATGATCCTCACCACTCATTATATGGAAGAAGCAGAAGTTCTCTGCGAAAGGATCATAGTAATGGACAAGGGCCGGATCTTAGACCAAGGAACCTTATCTGATCTTTTAGGAAAATTAGGTGGAGGAGAGATTGTTCGTTTCTCTTTAGAGAATGGAACCGATCCTAGTGGATATCTTCCTGAAAAAGGAAAATTCAAATTTAGTTGGAATTCCGACACCAAAGAAGGCCGTATCAATGTGGAAAGAATTACGGATTATCTTCCTTCCATGTTGGATTCGTTTTCTAAAGCAGGTATCGTTTTAAAAGAACTGGAATGTCATAAAAAAACCTTGGACGACTTATTCCTTTCCATGACCGGAAGAGGGTTGGAAGAATGA
- a CDS encoding patatin-like phospholipase family protein — protein MPIIDEYELPSKKSDPGSKFGEVLQGIWLEDEICFAIAGGGCKAFYGLGFGHELKTWGLKLRQVSGVSAGAAMVLSLLCETEEESVSFFERIVRKNPRNFYFTRLFNGEKAFPHEDMYRRTIRFGMDFDKIIRSGAKVFIHTIKAFPKDDSNKNTFRLARLIAETGKAFLEDERDRNKGLYTERTFRVLRNWNMKEVLFTEADFRDPSVIEQIIMNSSSIPPIVSFQNHGKEYYLDGGLTNNLLLEAFPPNAKIIGIHYEPTTIVGKDPRLLDRCFLVTPSKQLPITSFDYTNAKGVREAYEMGKSDALKKKDQILEYLKKDWVKKAEKLRKN, from the coding sequence ATGCCGATCATAGACGAATACGAACTACCTTCTAAAAAGTCAGATCCTGGATCCAAATTTGGCGAGGTCTTACAGGGCATTTGGTTAGAAGACGAGATCTGTTTTGCGATCGCAGGCGGTGGTTGTAAGGCATTCTACGGTTTGGGCTTTGGACATGAATTAAAAACCTGGGGATTAAAACTTAGACAAGTGTCGGGAGTTTCTGCAGGTGCTGCGATGGTGCTTTCTTTACTTTGTGAAACAGAAGAAGAATCAGTCTCCTTCTTTGAAAGAATAGTCCGCAAAAACCCACGCAATTTTTATTTTACTCGTTTATTCAATGGAGAGAAAGCATTTCCTCACGAGGATATGTATCGTAGAACGATCCGATTTGGAATGGACTTCGATAAAATCATTCGATCCGGTGCAAAAGTTTTTATTCATACGATCAAAGCTTTTCCGAAAGATGATTCTAATAAGAACACATTCAGACTCGCAAGATTGATTGCGGAAACAGGAAAAGCATTCTTAGAGGACGAAAGAGATCGCAACAAAGGGCTTTATACAGAAAGAACATTTCGTGTTTTAAGAAATTGGAATATGAAAGAAGTTCTTTTTACGGAGGCAGACTTTAGGGATCCAAGTGTGATCGAACAGATCATTATGAATTCTTCTTCTATTCCTCCCATTGTTTCTTTTCAGAACCATGGAAAGGAATATTATTTGGATGGAGGACTTACTAATAATTTACTTTTAGAAGCATTTCCTCCCAACGCAAAAATTATAGGAATACATTACGAACCAACTACAATAGTTGGAAAAGACCCACGTCTATTGGATCGTTGTTTCTTGGTAACTCCTTCTAAACAATTGCCGATCACTTCTTTCGATTATACAAATGCAAAAGGTGTAAGAGAAGCTTATGAGATGGGAAAATCGGACGCACTAAAAAAGAAGGATCAGATCTTAGAGTATCTCAAGAAAGATTGGGTGAAAAAAGCAGAAAAGCTTCGTAAGAATTAG
- a CDS encoding class I SAM-dependent RNA methyltransferase, translating to MSTEKNRREISGLVVEKWANLGTCISHAENKTVFVKAAVPGEKVRIRTDKENSKLIWGTVVSVEKISPLRIESDCSAFPECGGCSYRHIPYEEELQIKKSLLQDSFLYVSKLDLSQIPEIGILSGPPDGYRNTAQIKIEFKKGKTNAGFYKENSNSLVSFPKEGCKHLPSEMNEYVRKNLGNKKTFSRKGDWRLRYSSGEILEYDKKEVKIGPYLPEKIEWSIPAEGFTQVNRFLLEEWMLKIRSWIPRDSGPVLEFYSGAGLISLAIGHLVSHLSGYELSSSSVKAAEKNAKNLGYSHLEFHTLDLNSSLPKNLGSFGADLCILNPPRAGASSSLLDFLDVLRPSRVIYSSCNPSTLARDLGILKNSGYKPKEIVLTDFFPRTKHFEVLVLLDL from the coding sequence ATGAGTACGGAAAAGAACCGTAGAGAAATTTCAGGATTGGTCGTAGAGAAATGGGCTAATCTCGGAACTTGTATTTCTCATGCGGAGAATAAAACCGTTTTTGTAAAAGCTGCTGTTCCAGGAGAAAAAGTTCGGATCAGAACAGATAAAGAAAATTCTAAACTGATTTGGGGCACTGTTGTATCTGTTGAAAAAATTTCTCCGCTTCGGATCGAGTCAGATTGTTCTGCGTTTCCTGAATGTGGAGGTTGTTCTTACCGCCATATTCCGTATGAGGAAGAGCTTCAGATTAAAAAATCACTTTTACAGGATTCTTTTTTATATGTTTCTAAATTGGATCTTTCTCAAATTCCTGAAATTGGAATTTTAAGCGGGCCGCCCGACGGTTATCGCAATACTGCTCAGATCAAAATTGAATTCAAAAAAGGAAAAACAAACGCCGGGTTTTATAAGGAGAATTCCAACTCCTTGGTCTCGTTTCCAAAAGAAGGTTGTAAACATCTTCCTTCAGAGATGAACGAGTATGTTAGAAAGAATTTAGGAAATAAGAAAACGTTTTCTAGGAAAGGAGATTGGAGACTTCGATATTCTTCCGGAGAAATTTTAGAATATGATAAAAAAGAAGTGAAGATCGGCCCTTATCTTCCTGAAAAAATCGAATGGTCTATCCCGGCGGAAGGGTTTACCCAAGTGAATCGTTTTCTTTTGGAAGAATGGATGCTTAAGATACGTTCCTGGATCCCGAGAGATTCCGGACCAGTATTAGAATTTTATTCAGGAGCTGGACTGATCAGCTTGGCGATCGGTCACTTGGTGAGTCACCTCTCCGGCTACGAGTTGTCGAGTTCATCCGTAAAGGCAGCGGAGAAAAATGCAAAGAATCTAGGATATTCGCATTTAGAGTTCCATACGTTGGATCTGAATTCTTCTCTGCCTAAGAATTTGGGATCCTTTGGTGCAGATCTGTGTATTCTGAATCCACCAAGGGCTGGGGCTTCTTCTTCCTTATTAGATTTTTTGGATGTTTTACGACCTTCTCGCGTTATTTATTCTAGCTGTAATCCGAGCACCTTGGCAAGAGATCTTGGGATCTTAAAAAATTCAGGTTATAAGCCCAAGGAAATCGTTCTTACAGATTTTTTTCCCAGAACCAAACATTTCGAGGTCTTGGTTCTTTTAGATCTTTGA
- a CDS encoding DUF4870 domain-containing protein — protein sequence MSDQRFNTREFLEETKRLLEGEEYPNLFAAISYIPFLGWVIPWFFRKKQEICKFHALQAIKLNLGFLFLYLVVWFLREFPILSTILKWIHANPIVTDFISYVAWLALLGYGILGALQAYQGKLFVLPLFPEIENEVRKILSKIRGTKG from the coding sequence ATGTCTGACCAGAGATTCAACACCCGGGAATTCCTGGAAGAGACCAAGCGATTATTAGAAGGGGAAGAATACCCCAATTTATTTGCTGCCATCTCTTATATTCCTTTTTTAGGATGGGTCATTCCTTGGTTTTTTAGAAAAAAACAGGAAATTTGCAAGTTTCATGCGCTTCAAGCAATCAAGTTAAATCTAGGATTCTTATTTTTATACTTGGTGGTTTGGTTCTTAAGAGAGTTTCCTATTCTAAGCACCATTTTAAAATGGATACATGCGAATCCGATCGTAACCGACTTTATCAGCTATGTCGCATGGTTAGCTTTGCTCGGTTACGGAATTTTAGGAGCCTTGCAAGCTTACCAAGGCAAACTGTTCGTATTACCATTATTCCCGGAAATAGAGAATGAAGTTCGAAAAATACTCAGCAAAATTAGAGGAACTAAAGGCTAA
- a CDS encoding WbuC family cupin fold metalloprotein produces the protein MSRPDKLLIDQELFDKLLPLASSSARGRTNHNFHELLEPYQRFLNVLTKDTYVQAHRHKNPPKPETFLVLKGKLGFILFEEDGAIRDKQILSSDGPVYGIDILPGVYHTLVCLTETCICFEGKSGPYDPSTDKEFASWAPPENGEGKTQYLDFLRSLF, from the coding sequence TTGTCTCGGCCGGATAAATTACTCATCGATCAGGAGTTATTCGATAAACTCCTTCCACTTGCTTCCTCTTCTGCTAGAGGAAGAACCAACCATAATTTCCACGAACTACTAGAACCTTATCAGAGATTTCTAAACGTGCTTACTAAGGACACTTACGTCCAAGCTCACCGTCACAAAAATCCTCCTAAGCCTGAGACCTTTTTAGTACTAAAAGGAAAATTAGGCTTCATATTATTCGAAGAAGATGGTGCGATCAGAGATAAGCAAATCCTGAGTTCGGACGGACCTGTCTATGGGATAGATATTCTTCCGGGCGTGTACCATACATTGGTCTGCCTTACGGAAACCTGTATCTGCTTCGAAGGAAAGTCAGGACCATACGATCCTAGCACCGACAAAGAGTTCGCTTCCTGGGCTCCACCAGAGAACGGTGAAGGAAAAACTCAATATCTGGATTTTCTCAGATCTCTTTTCTAA
- a CDS encoding lysophospholipid acyltransferase family protein: MEKEAKTYLRIKNFVAPFIGLAVDITAYGTENIVTNGKVILTCNHRSDMDPFILSYTFPRFISWIAAEYTFRIPIFRDLAKIAGGIPMSIDGNISLGSIKMIQQVFKKGETLGIFPEGHDYMVKNDFKSGMVDFHSGFAAFSIRNKVDILPSVIIPVEESYSDIPIPPIVRSFMGMPKEVCEIKKRAIYKKVKVIYGEKVDHRDFLSGTLEENMKQLSDVVRTRMIALQEGQYAEA; encoded by the coding sequence GTGGAGAAAGAAGCAAAGACATATCTTCGGATCAAAAATTTCGTGGCTCCCTTTATAGGTTTAGCCGTAGATATCACTGCGTACGGAACCGAAAATATAGTAACTAATGGTAAAGTAATTCTTACCTGCAATCATAGATCCGATATGGATCCATTTATTCTTTCTTATACTTTTCCGAGATTCATTTCTTGGATCGCTGCAGAATACACATTTAGAATTCCTATCTTCAGAGACCTTGCAAAGATCGCTGGCGGGATACCGATGTCGATCGACGGAAACATTTCCCTCGGTTCCATCAAAATGATCCAACAGGTTTTTAAAAAGGGAGAGACACTAGGAATTTTTCCCGAAGGCCATGATTATATGGTCAAAAACGATTTTAAATCCGGAATGGTGGACTTTCATTCAGGATTCGCAGCATTCTCCATTCGTAATAAAGTGGATATACTTCCTTCTGTAATCATTCCTGTCGAAGAATCATATTCTGATATCCCAATACCGCCTATCGTTCGAAGCTTCATGGGAATGCCTAAAGAAGTCTGTGAGATCAAAAAGCGTGCGATCTATAAAAAGGTAAAAGTGATCTATGGGGAAAAAGTAGATCATAGAGATTTTCTTTCAGGCACTTTAGAGGAGAATATGAAACAACTCTCCGATGTGGTCAGAACTAGAATGATCGCCTTACAAGAAGGACAGTACGCGGAAGCTTAA